A stretch of the Perca flavescens isolate YP-PL-M2 chromosome 3, PFLA_1.0, whole genome shotgun sequence genome encodes the following:
- the cep295 gene encoding centrosomal protein of 295 kDa isoform X4 has protein sequence MKRKVAKLRLSPNEEARVIREEHERRRKLRIQQVREQQRYIALQIRREVEQRRQRELEQLEEELRKDWERQQREKLDTLQNLYQESLQLLGQGHRSAQEHEPDLAAIAQREEENHVKAEERYREALKDLKSQRLKDNERQSRSINARKKALQAEKERSAKVASLPPPLPNPIQSIDSKKPHVVKKSDVSAFAATHYHMPESTVDREEDTKQPNAHEGAELEARRLQDLQREDKKRREEQLEKARLRGKEALRREHLVQDRERLLVELEHMQQTDLLRRRQQVSQMPPQIFQPLYKRQETREDFQREIEFAFEDMYTGERRVKGDLVVQLVPEPLPALSTGSQDQELDVTLDEIATQDTRNAQHDTDQDAGGTEQETSAQVDPSKPAPRRALKKLLDRIRSQRNQWTDHSRHAPAADSPTAITDQIPERDTTIDTGSLTGEEKDTLPPVELAEPGHSPPVSETTEHSTAADTLPPDVLANRIQEFEERKKREEELERQKQQQVVLLQELEEQKDKLEQMLLEAQQEREDLKAVVTQRLPINRIGLSVHDQGATSVTPGLVTELVPAAGEDDHSRRIREYQQRLLEQNRIHQRSVEVARQRLEEHQRALRIRHNMSATSLLSAVVPSVPIRPRLHSAQSVHLPAPLQLPTSPAVQEYTHTKSQTSVEVPTRESDTLASPSRLPSSPVSVGSKSLPDEVESIASSQSNQRPDVTAWLTDNIMERVTEHLKERLRPSSESLPYNLFPTHRSTGIPLQPTSEPIRAISPNVTDGATLVPGHAPVMPGTLLHGSLWTGSLNSRENDDMERQRRELQDVQRRLLERRESMALQQRQQEEERQRQEEQRQRQEVEMEQIRRQKETLQALIPTDKHPVPEAASEVLVSENISQTRLKLLASLLRAIEESNGGTLSHLEDPQERDGSSPQPPSDGGETDLISRSNVPAGPAPVSVLASELLPPPPRAAKPPVTRVRLGVMDMMTEQHELSAIQEVETPADTSQVTGPEDSVKVPPHTVDRDLQEESESSVASDSSQQTPSWSSSGQRTAEQSTSSGTSSGRSSSVIWRERQLMGAGTSPESSQSDFIRRIISPPSSDSGRGADYSGPAIPSYRSPTESVHRPPDSDGLSSTTISTGSYITSDPEQNVNTDKSPSLRRLEQGADSPGVSSPSGQSFGIKESSTEAHPGLAVDSLFNDSSIQHIIDRYTRELNISLSTAGKTTDSESSYMEETGSSVSQQSLVRVLERRGEDESSTPHQSLPSDTAGARRSGLERDNTVNPILEHFSGEDTSLAVDQEQDSFRPLIGQLADQSSCFAVDQRDSAMERLVGHPSASSSMIGQLTGRPVSVSFDQGGWDSTLSRMIGRLSHQSSSHWLSGGQDFYAGQLMGQMPLERSTTWLDESRMRPLVGELDESAGQHSGHSDERTHVDLGVSTEASGPSYPVLPPEASSHSPYVPAVNPHPQDQTNVDLGPERTEVFPGSDSFHPLLAEVTHNETADPSMTFHQPEHDGRATSPEGQPASGGSRVSTPSEEVEIHTVESEPSPERVRTEDLSGCVADSPTSQESFSQLATSQYQPRDSVLMLSPTMMSPEGADADRNGISERLGDAVPFSDLCPVSDKIWEAASEKGILEQSEITLVSLTDTTLQDQETTIAEDEGIWEDQPPDGAREEGQKGHETEGTESTLSPDETPEDKNQTHPDSVKLLEFQWGPSRGLQEVHHEKRRALLQRSSRRVEEIKAKATRAKIQPEVQAPSVAGEQSKAKESQPVTCKEKSKTEPQHKTSTKSKGGQAELHQTTEKSGFIKPKKPQLPPPGSDFKLKKVDEVKSCTPEQRKLDVSEMHQRTQRLYKQLEEVKLQQAIRNRQEACARNRLKAKEFHKKTLQKLRAKQTQTLL, from the exons ATGAAGAGAAAAGTGGCCAAATTAAGACTGAGTCCTAACGAAGAGGCTCGGGTAATACGAGAGGAGCATGAAAGGAGGAGAAAACTTCGAATACAGCAG GTGCGGGAGCAGCAGCGGTACATCGCTCTGCAGATCCGCCGAGAGGTTGAGCAGAGACGGCAGCGTGAGCTGgagcagctggaggaggagctgaggaAGGACTGGGAGCGACAGCAGAGGGAGAAACTCGACACGCTGCAGAATCTATACCAGGAGAGCCTCCAGCTTCTCGGTCAGGGACACAGGAGTGCACAAGAACAT GAACCCGACTTGGCTGCCATAGCTCAGAGGGAGGAGGAAAATCATGTCAAAGCAGAGGAGCGTTATCGAGAAGCCTTGAAGGATCTCAAATCACAAAGGCTTAAAGATAATGAGAGACAAAGCCG ATCCATCAATGCCAGGAAAAAGGCACTACAGGCAGAAAAGGAAAGATCAGCAAAAGTGGCCAGCCTCCCACCGCCTCTTCCAAACCCCATTCAG AGCATTGATTCCAAGAAGCCACATGTAGTAAAGAAATCTGATGTAAGTGCCTTTGCTGCCACGCATTATCACATGCCTGAGAGCACAGTGGACAGAGAGGAAGACACAAAGCAG CCTAATGCCCATGAGGGAGCTGAGCTGGAGGCGAGGAGACTGCAGGACTTACAGAGGGAGgacaagaagaggagagaagagcagCTTGAGAAGGCTCGTCTCAGAGGGAAAGAAGCTCTGAGGAGGGAACATCTCGTGCAG GATCGTGAACGCTTGCTTGTTGAACTGGAGCACATGCAGCAGACAGACCTGCTGAGGAGGAGACAGCAGGTATCACAAATGCCTCCTCAGATTTTCCAGCCTCTCTATAAACGACAGGAGACACGGGAGGACTTCCAGAGGGAAATAGAGTTTGCCTTTGAGGACATGTACACTGGAGAGAGGA GGGTTAAAGGAGATCTGGTGGTCCAGCTGGTACCCGAGCCTCTGCCAGCTCTGTCCACAGGCAGCCAGGACCAAGAGCTGGACGTCACACTGGATGAAATCGCCACACAAGATACAAGAAACGCACAACATGACACCGATCAGGATGCTGGAGGCACCGAGCAGGAAACATCTGCTCAAG TGGATCCCTCCAAACCTGCTCCAAGACGGGCGTTGAAGAAACTCCTGGATCGTATCCGGAGCCAGAGGAATCAGTGGACTGACCACAGCCGCCACGCGCCTGCGGCCGATTCACCGACGGCCATCACCGATCAGATCCCAGAGCGGGACACGACCATCGACACAGGCTCTCTGACCGGCGAGGAGAAAGACACGCTGCCCCCCGTCGAGCTTGCTGAGCCTGGCCACTCCCCCCCGG TGTCGGAGACAACCGAACATTCAACTGCAGCAGATACTCTACCTCCTGATGTACTCGCCAACAGAATCCAGGAGTTTGAAGAACGAAAAAAAAGG gAAGAGGAGCTCGAAaggcagaagcagcagcaggtgGTTTTGCTCCAGGAGCTGGAAGAGCAGAAAGACAAATTGGAGCAGATGCTGCTTGAGGCCCAGCAGGAGAGAGAAGATTTGAAGGCGGTTGTGACACAGCGACTTCCTATTAACCGAATAGGACTATCTGTCCATGACCAGGGAGCCACCTCTGTCACTCCTGGTCTAGTCACTGAG CTGGTGCCTGCTGCAGGTGAAGATGACCACAGCAGAAGGATTAGAGAATATCAACAGCGGTTGCTGGAACAAAACAG aattcACCAGAGGTCAGTGGAGGTGGCTCGTCAGCGCCTGGAGGAACACCAGCGAGCACTACGAATTCGTCACAACATGTCCGCCACATCGTTGCTATCTGCTGTTGTGCCGTCAGTCCCAATTCGCCCACGTCTGCACAGTGCTCAGTCTGTGCATCTTCCAGCTCCTCTGCAACTCCCTACATCTCCTGCAGTGCAAGAATACACCCACACCAAATCACAAACCTCTGTGGAAGTTCCTACAAGAGAGTCTGACACGTTGGCTTCTCCTTCACGACTTCCCAGCTCCCCTGTAAGCGTTGGCTCCAAGTCGCTGCCCGATGAAGTTGAATCTATTGCGAGCAGTCAGAGTAACCAGAGACCAGATGTCACTGCCTGGCTGACTGACAACATAATGGAGAGAGTAACGGAGCACCTTAAAGAGAGATTGAGACCCTCCTCAGAGTCGCTGCCTTACAATCTGTTCCCAACACATCGTTCAACTGGCATCCCACTCCAGCCAACTTCTGAACCCATCCGCGCCATTAGCCCGAACGTCACAGATGGTGCAACTCTGGTTCCAGGACATGCGCCGGTTATGCCTGGGACCTTGCTGCATGGCTCCCTGTGGACTGGGTCTCTGAACTCCAGAGAGAACGACGACATGGAGAGGCAGAGACGAGAGCTGCAGGATGTCCAGAGAAGGCTACTGGAGCGGAGGGAGTCAATGGCGCTGCAGCAGAGACAGCaagaggaggagag gcagaGACAGGAAGAGCAGCGACAGAGACAGGAAGTGGAGATGGAGCAGATCAGGAGGCAAAAGGAGACACTGCAAGCTCTGATTCCTACTGATAAACAT CCAGTTCCAGAGGCTGCCAGTGAAGTATTAGTTTCAGAGAACATCAGTCAGACCCGCCTGAAATTACTTGCGTCCCTGCTGAGAGCTATAGAGGAGTCTAACGGAGGAACTTTATCACACCTAGAAGACCCTCAGGAGAGAGATGGATCCTCTCCGCAACCGCCATCTGACGGTGGTGAGACAG aTCTCATATCTCGGAGCAATGTTCCTGCTGGACCTGCCCCGGTGTCAGTCCTCGCCTCAgaactcctccctcctcctcctcgagCAGCAAAGCCCCCGGTGACCCGCGTCAGGCTGGGCGTCATGGACATGATGACTGAACAACATGAGCTTAGTGCCATTCAAGAGGTGGAAACACCAGCCGACACCAGCCAAGTCACAG GTCCAGAGGATAGTGTGAAGGTCCCTCCACACACTGTGGACCGGGATCTGCAAGAGGAATCAGAGTCGTCTGTGGCCTCTGACTCGTCCCAGCAGACACCCTCTTGGTCCAGCAGTGGGCAGCGGACTGCTGAACAATCAACCAGCTCTGGAACGAGCTCCGGGAGATCCAGCAGTGTCATCTGGAGAGAGAGGCAGCTGATGGGGGCAGGAACATCTCCAGAATCCTCACAGTCTG ATTTTATCCGGAGGATAATCTCACCACCTTCCTCTGACTCTGGGAGAGGAGCTGACTACTCTGGTCCTGCAATCCCAAGTTACAGATCCCCTACAGAG tcTGTACATAGGCCTCCTGATTCGGACGGCCTCTCCTCCACCACCATCTCCACCGGCAGCTACATCACCTCCGATCCTGAGCAAAACGTAAACACTG ATAAATCCCCATCTCTAAGACGTTTAGAACAAGGAGCAGATTCCCCTGGCGTTTCCTCTCCATCCGGTCAAAGCTTCGGTATTAAGGAAAGCTCGACTGAAGCTCATCCTGGTTTGGCTGTAGACTCTCTCTTTAATGACAGCAGCATCCAGCACATTATTGACAGATACACAAGGGAGCTAAACATCTCGCTCAGCACTGCCGGCAAAACCACAG ACAGTGAATCCTCTTATATGGAAGAAACTGGCTCTTCAGTCTCCCAGCAGTCTTTGGTTCGAGTcttggagaggagaggggaggatgaAAGCTCTACGCCTCATCAGTCTCTTCCCTCAGACACCGCAGGAGCACGGAGGAGTGGCCTG GAACGGGACAATACAGTCAATCCGATCCTGGAGCACTTCTCAGGCGAGGACACGTCACTGGCTGTGGACCAAGAGCAGGACTCTTTCAgacctctgattggccagctggCGGACCAGTCATCCTGTTTCGCTGTTGACCAGAGGGACTCAGCCATGGAGCGCCTGGTCGGTCACCCATCGGCTAGCTCGTCCATGATTGGTCAGCTGACAGGTCGGCCTGTCTCAGTGAGCTTTGATCAAGGTGGATGGGATTCCACTCTGAGTCGAATGATTGGTCGACTCTCCCATCAGTCCAGCTCCCATTGGCTGAGTGGTGGGCAGGACTTTTATGCCGGTCAGCTGATGGGTCAGATGCCATTGGAGCGGTCGACCACATGGTTGGATGAGAGCAGAATGAGACCCCTGGTTGGGGAGCTGGATGAGTCTGCGGGGCAGCACAGTGGACACTCAG ATGAAAGAACCCACGTAGATCTTGGTGTCTCCACTGAGGCCAGTGGTCCGTCATACCCAGTGTTGCCTCCTGAAGCCTCGTCACACAGTCCTTATGTCCCGGCTGTGAATCCACATCCGCAGGACCAAACCAACGTGGACCTGGGCCCAGAGAGGACTGAAG TGTTTCCAGGTTCAGACTCATTCCACCCGCTTCTGGCTGAGGTCACCCACAACGAAACGGCAGACCCCTCCATGACGTTTCACCAGCCCGAACACGATGGGCGTGCCACCTCCCCTGAAGGACAGCCAGCCAGCGGGGGAAGCCGTGTTTCCACACCTTCCGAGGAGGTTGAAATCCACACTGTTGAGTCTGAACCTTCACCCGAGCGCGTCAGAACGGAGGATCTGTCCGGCTGCGTAGCAGATTCCCCCACCTCGCAGGAATCCTTCTCCCAGCTCGCCACCTCCCAGTACCAACCCAGAGACTCTGTCCTCATGCTGTCTCCCACCATGATGTCGCCAGAGGGAGCGGATGCAGACAGAAACGGCATTTCTGAAAGGCTGGGAGATGCAGTCCCATTCAGCGACCTCTGTCCTGTCTCCGATAAGATATGG GAGGCCGCCAGTGAGAAGGGGATCCTGGAGCAGTCGGAGATAACACTAGTGAGCCTGACGGATACCACGCTGCAGGACCAAGAGACCACCATCGCTGAGGACGAGGGAATTTGGGAAGACCAACCTCCAGATGGAGCGAGGGAAGAGGGACAGAAAGGCCATGAGACAGAG GGGACGGAATCCACGTTGTCACCGGATGAGACTCCAGAGGACAAGAACCAAACGCACCCAG ATTCAGTGAAGCTCCTGGAGTTTCAGTGGGGTCCTAGCAGAGGCCTGCAGGAGGTCCACCACGAGAAGCGCAGAGCGCTGCTCCAGAGATCGTCCCGCAGGGTGGAGGAAATTAAGGCTAAAGCGACTCGTGCCAAGATTCAACCGGAGGTCCAAGCTCCATCTGTAGCCGGAGAGCAGTCTAAAGCTAAGGAATCTCAACCAGTCACCTGTAAGGAAAAGTCGAAGACAGAACCTCAACATAAGACTAGTACCAAGTCAAAGGGGGGACAGGCTGAGCTGCATCAAACTACTGAGAAATCTGGCTTTATCAAGCCGAAAAAGCCCCAGCTTCCCCCTCCAG GGAGCGATTTCAAGCTGAAAAAGGTGGACGAGGTGAAGAGCTGCACACCGGAACAAAGGAAACTGGATGTCTCTGAGATGCACCAGAGAACTCAGAG ACTGTATAAGCAGCTGGAGGAAGTGAAGCTTCAGCAAGCGATCAGGAACAGACAGGAAGCTTGTGCAAGAAACCGACTGAAGGCCAAGGAGTTCCACAAG AAAACCTTACAGAAACTTCGTGCCAAGCAAACACAGACACTGTTGTGA